The genomic region TTAAAGAAAAGAGTAACATGAATATAGTACTACTGTAAAAGCTGGTAAAAGAAAAACCAacttatatatgatattttttttagaataatatatgagtaattttaaaaaattaaatatttattacagAATTATAAGGTAAATGTTGATTTTCTTATACAATAATATGCAATAACATTTATTtactaaatattaaaaaagaagaattaaaaaggaagaaagaaatgaaaagaagAAGGGAAAGCATTAAAAACAATACCgttaacattattatatatatataatgtaaaaaaaaattattatgaaaatattatacaaaaaataaaaatacatatattttatttataacttaatttttatcttttgttATTCCTTATTCCATTGTAGTTATTATGAATTAAAACATTAACACATTCTACATCTATTTTAATCGTGTTGTATTTATCTTGtatctattttatatgaCTTTACAATAAGAAGTTTTATACATGGtgattaaatatattaattccaTTGTTGTTAGAATTTAAGTTGACAAATACCTAAGCATTcactaataatttattaatatattttactagtgcattattattaactttttttgcttccaaaatatctttttatatatataaaatccaCTAGACGCAAAACAATCGATgcattataaataacataacatataaaacttctatataattataaaattttagctaaataaaattataataataacaaaatagtatttatatttttatatttaacatttatttacCTTACCAATAACGAAAAATACagcaaataatttatacatttttaatgacaattaataaattaaaaataaaaagaatcagaataattaatagctaattcttcttttcttcaaatttgttatataaatcaacttttatattatctatGAAAgtcattatatacatatctctatattattaaagttTTGCAAATGGGTACTTCTTGTTTTCACAgtgaaatatttacatattcgTGCTACATAACTAATTAGTAATTTGAAAATACGAAATTTTTGgtaaattttcttataacCCAGTATGTATTTGGATTTTACTACATATAGGAAGTTTATTAACTTAGATTACAGATTTTTtggattatatatattatcatattcaaaataatataatatataaattattataataccaCATTAATGTAACATTAGCCTGtctacattaaaaaaaataaatgcaaaattttttaaaattgcaagcaataaatattacttttaatGAAGATTACCTtataataatcatatatttaatgcaaTCATAAATGTTCATGATGTGGATCATGCTtctaatatacataaaaatattatttatattgttatatttttttaataattatttttaacattatagTAATGATTTATTATACTATAAGTATATACAAACGGAAACTAGTATATCACggaatgaaaaatattgcatataacaaaagaaattaaaacaattataaagtaaaatttccTTACAAATTTATTCATGCAATACCAACTTAAACATTTTGAACTGGTTTAACctaaacaaattatttacttAGTTCAGCTAAAAATTCatcatacatttataatttattttctataaaaaattaatttctttaataaaaaatttactctaatttatatatttaaaatatgagttttaaatataaaaatcttttttacctatcaaaaaaaacatttttaaaattcaaaATGTACTTCagctttatatatatatatatatatatttcacttttttGAATTGTagagtttatttttttatttttaaaaaagaattaattgtatatttaaaaatagataaaagctacgaaaataagataaaattttaaaaagattaaaattaaaatattaatcaGAATTCGTATGCTTGGAAACCTATccaaaaatgatattatattattatatatttattatttacatatataagatgcaagaaaaactaaaatatatttaaactcATTTTACAGTTAGTACgtgttataatttatttgtagtgaaagatatacaataaataaaaaataagttttttcttaagtaaaatagaatatatatacacacgtaAATGCTACGAAATATATccacatttttttatgaaatactAAACAACGCAcatttattgttaattttaatataatactttttctcgtaaaatttaacaaataataatttagatTACAACAAGATGTAATGTATATAGTgcaaatttttaatacatatataaattattacagttttatataattatgtgtATTGTTCtattatgtatgcattttAAATCACAaagttatatattcatagatatataatttaatacacaaatacatatacatttcatataatacataattatgttacaattataatataaaatacaaattataaaattttaagacattcaaatacataaaaaagtgAAGAACACATGTTTTTTCTTGTTGCATACAAAAGAGACTagttacatataaaaaaatttataatattttataaattttctgtATTCTTATTAAGATTAtctgtaaaaatattacatttatcacttcataataaatacttttttataaaaagacaaatatatcttattattTGACTTAGTCAGAGAtcaacttaattttattatatttttcattatttcttaatattttataaatcactataataagtataataGATAATATAATCATAAGGAAGCTAAAATATACTATTCCAGAGTAATTTCCCGTATATTCTGTCATTTTAACTATAGCGTTTACGAACGATTCACCAAATACACTTTTAATATCATCCCAAGTATAATTCAAAAATGTTAAACCTGGTGACAACGGTATTCCTATCCccacaaagaaaaaaaaaaaaagcaacgCAACTCCATATCCataatttctaaattttattttttttaaagatatatcaCTAAATTTCCTGTTCTTTTCAAGAAATTTatcataatcttttttttttaaccatttcttttcaaaatgaaaatacttTCCGTCAaacattccattattataatctgTAACTTCCGTGTAGTATTGCGCCCTATTTAATGGAGTTCTACTTGATTTgctattttttccttttgtttctttttcatttttacgtATATCTTCTTTTAACCTCGCAATATAGGAATAGttgttttgtttatatttagatAGTGATCGATAATTtcttgtatataattttttatcaagATTACAGTTCTCGACCATGGATTTACTAAATATGCTCTAAAAGAacaaagtaaatattttttatttaatttaacaaatctaattataaaaaattgt from Plasmodium malariae genome assembly, chromosome: 11 harbors:
- the PmUG01_11012000 gene encoding fam-m protein translates to MNRKNKLYHFIKISTLVIILRTYLFNSKVSIFSKSMVENCNLDKKLYTRNYRSLSKYKQNNYSYIARLKEDIRKNEKETKGKNSKSSRTPLNRAQYYTEVTDYNNGMFDGKYFHFEKKWLKKKDYDKFLEKNRKFSDISLKKIKFRNYGYGVALLFFFFFVGIGIPLSPGLTFLNYTWDDIKSVFGESFVNAIVKMTEYTGNYSGIVYFSFLMIILSIILIIVIYKILRNNEKYNKIKLISD